Below is a genomic region from Glaciihabitans sp. INWT7.
GACCTTTCTCGACTACGCTCCGGCGCCCGAATCGACGGCGATCCTCAACCTCCGCGAGAGCTACGGCCTCTTTATCGACGGCGAATTCTCCGAGGGGCACGGGGAGTCGTTCCACACCATCTCCCCGGCGACCGAGCAGAAGATCGCCCGGATCGCGAGCGCGGATGTCTCGGATGTCGACCGCGCCGTCGCAGCAGCCCGACGCGCCTACAACCGCACCTGGTCGAAGCTCTCGGGTGCCGACCGCGGCAAATACCTGTTCCGGATCGCCCGTCTCGTGCAGGAGCGGGCGCGCGAACTCGCCGTCGCGGAGAGCCTCGACAACGGAAAGCCGATCAAGGAGTCTCGCGATGTGGACGTGCCGCTCGTCGCCGCGTGGTTCTTCTACTACGCGGGATGGGCCGACAAGCTCGACTACGCCGGTCTCGGGCCGAATCCCCGCTCGCTCGGCGTGGCCGCGCAGGTGATCCCGTGGAACTTCCCGCTCCTGATGCTGGCGTGGAAGATCGCCCCGGCCCTCGCCGCCGGCAACACCGTCGTGATCAAGCCCGCCGAGACCACGCCGCTCACCGCGCTCATCTTCGCGGAGATCCTGCAGCAGGCCGATCTGCCGGCCGGAGTCGTGAACATCATCACGGGAGCGGGGGACACCGGTTCCCTGCTGGTGAATCATCCGGACGTCAACAAAGTCGCCTTCACCGGATCCACCGCGGTCGGTCGCGCCATCGCCCGTTCCACGGCGGGGTCTGGCAAGAAGCTCACTCTGGAGCTCGGAGGCAAGGCGGCGAACATCGTGTTCGACGACGCGCCGATGGACCAGGCGATCGAAGGCATCGTCAACGGGATCTTCTTCAACCAGGGCCACGTCTGCTGCGCCGGGTCGCGCCTCCTCGTTCAGGAGAACGTGAAGGACGAGGTGGTCGATCGGCTCAAGGCGCGACTGTCGACACTGCGGCTCGGTGATCCGCTCGACAAGAACACCGACATCGGCGCGATCAATTCCCGCGCCCAGCTCGACCGCATCCGTGAACTCTCCGACATCGGGGAGCAGGAGGGCGCCGAGCGATGGACCGCGGATTGCGAGATCCCGAAGAACGGATTCTGGTTCGCGCCGACCATCTTCACCAACGTGTCCACGAGCCACCGCATCGCCCGGGAAGAGGTTTTCGGACCTGTGCTCAGCGTTCTGAGCTTCCGCACCCCGGCAGAGGCGATCTCGAAGGCGAACAACACACCCTATGGACCCTCTGCCGGCATCTGGAGCTCCAACGGCAGCCGCGTGCTCGGTGTCGCCGACAAGTTGCGGGCCGGAGTGGTCTGGGCCAACACCTTCAACCAGTTCGATCCGGCCAGCCCCTTCGGCGGGTACAAGGAGTCGGGCTACGGGCGCGAGGGTGGTCGCCACGGTCTCGCGGCGTACCTGGAGTCGACCGGCTGGGATTCCCCCGGTGGTCGGATAGCGAGCGCCCGTGATCGCGGCGAGACCTCGTCGAGCAAGAAAGCAGCAATCAAATGACCCGCCTCGCCGTACCCAAGACCTACAAGCTGTACATCGGTGGCAAGTTCCCCCGCAGCGAGTCCGGGCGGGTCTACGAGATCGCCACCACCAAGGGTGAGTTCCTCGCCAACGCGGCACGCGCATCCAGAAAAGATGCCAGGGACGCCGTGGTCGCGGCCCGCGCCGCGCACTCCGGCTGGGCTGGCGCGACCGGCTACAACCGGGGCCAGGTGCTCTATCGCATCGCCGAGTTGCTCGAGGGTCGTCGTGCCCAGTTCGTGGACGAGTTGCGCCAGAGCGAGGGTCTGTCCGAAGCGGTGGCCCAGAAGCAGGTGGATACCGCCATCGACGTGTGGGTCTGGTACGCCGGCTGGGCGGACAAGTACGTGCAGGTGGCCGGCAACGGCAACCCGGTGAGCGGACCGTATTTCAACATCTCCACCCCCGAGCCGACCGGGGTGGTGGCGATCATCGCCCCGCAGACGTCGAGCCTGCTCGGGCTCGTCAGCGTCATCGCGCCTGCCCTCGTGAGCGGCAACACGGTGGTGGTGGTCGCGAGCGAGAGAGCTCCTCTCTCGGCGATCAGCCTGAGTGAGGTGCTCGCGACGAGCGATGTTCCGGGAGGCGTGGTCAACGTGCTGACCGGATCGGCCGCCGAGATCGCCCCGTGGCTCGCGAGCCACGCCGACGTCAACGCGATCGACCTCGCCGGTGCGGGCGACCTCGCCGGCGAGCTCAGTTGGATCGACCTCCAGATCGCCGGCGCCGAGACGCTGAAGCGGGTGCTGCCTCCGGAGAGTGGCGTGCCCGCGCCATCCGTCGAGCGCATCACCTTTTTCACGGAGACGAAGACGGTCTGGCACACGAAAGGGATCATCTAGCCGCGGTCGTCACAGGCGACGCGCACTGTCTGCCCCCGGTTTGGGGGCGCTTCCGGCGCGGGAGCGCCCCTAGGCTGGGCTGATGGTGCATCGGGGGATAGCGGCTGTCCGGCGCGCGGGGGCGATCCTCGCCGTCGTCACTCTCGCGGGATTCGCACTCACCTTTGTTGGTGTGAGCAGCGCCTCCGCCGCCGAGGCCGACACGATCGCCTCCCTGGTGAACCAGGCCCGGGCGAGCGCAGGACTTCCCGGCCTCATCCACAATCCGGCGATGGATGCCGTGGCGCAGCAGTGGGCGAACCAGATGGGTGCCGCCAATTCGATGACCCACAATCCCGACTACAGCACCCAGATCCCCTCCGGCTGGAGTCGGGCCGGCGAGAATGTGGCGATGGGCCAGCCCACCCCCTCGGCCATGCACACGGCCTGGATGAACTCGCCGGGCCACCGGGCCAACATCCTCGGCGACTTCACCGACATCGGAATCGCGTTCGTGACCGTGAACGGCACCACCTGGGGTGTGGAGGACTTCGGCAAGTACGCCGGACACGCGGGTGCGCCCGCTCCCGCGGCGGCTCCCGCTCCCGCGGCGAAGGCGGCAGCAGCGCCGGCTCCCGCCGCTGCACCTGCTCCTGCGCCGGTGAAGGCTCCGGTTGCGGCGGCACCGGCTGCCACTGCGCCGATCGCTGCAAAGCCGAGCGCTCCAACACCGAGCACAGTCACGCCGGCCGCTGCCGCCCCCGCCACTTCGTCGACGCCGGCTCCCTCCGTCGCATCCACTCCGCAGCCCACCGGGAGCGCGACAGCGACCGCGGGGCGCGCGCAGGCTCCCTCGTTTGGCAGCCCCGAGTCATTCCTGCTCAGTGCGTCCGATTCCGCGGTTCAGAAGCCCTTCCCGATCGGCTATGTCATCGGCGGCATCCTCGTGATCCTCGGCATCGGCGGCGGCATCTACGGCCAGAGGATGCGAATCCGCGGCCGCAAACCACCGGACACCTAGCCCGCGCCGAGGGGCCCGTCAACCCGCCGGTGTTTTCTGCGCTTTTCCAGCCTCTCTCCCTAGGGTTGTGCCATGGCTGAAGCAGCGCAGACCGGCAAGAGAGTACTCGTCACCGGCGCAACCGGGTATATCGGGGGTCGCCTCGTGCCGCGTCTTCTCGAGGCGGGATATCGCGTGCGGGTGTTTGTGCGCAGTCCTCTGAAACTCACCGACGTGCCGTGGATCGACGATGTCGAGATCGCGACCGGTGATCTCGCCGACCCGCGCAGTGTGGCCAAGGCAGTCGAGGGCATCGACGTGCTGTACTACCTCGTGCATTCGATGGGGGCGAAGGGGGAGTTCGAGCAGACAGAACGCTCCGCCGCCACCACCGTCGCCACCGCGGCGAAGGCGGCCGGTGTCTCGCGCATCGTCTACCTCGGCGGATTGCATCCCGACGGCGAACTCTCCCCCCACCTGCGGTCACGCGCGGAGGTTGGCCGCATCCTGCTCGATTCCGGAGTGCCGACGGCGGCTCTCCAGGCCGGCGTCGTGATCGGCTCAGGCTCGACCTCGTTCGAGATGGTCCGCCATCTGACCGATGTGCTCCCGTACATGCCGGCGCCGAAATGGGTGCGCAACTTCATCCAGCCGATCGCGATCCGTGACGTGCTCTACTACCTCGTGGAGTGCGCCGAACTGCCGGACGACGTCAACCGCAGCTTCGACATCGGCGGGCCCAACGTGCTGCGGTACGGCCAGATGATGAACGGGTACGCGCTCGAGGCCGGACTGAAACAGCGCCCGATCGCGTCCCTTCCGGTGCTCACGCCGTGGCTGGCCTCTCAGTGGGTCAACCTGGTCACCCCGATCCCGCGAGCCCTCGCCGTGCCGATCATCGCCTCGCTGCAATACGACTGCGTGGTGCACGAACACGACATCGAGAACTTCATCCCCGACCCCGAGGGTGGTCTCACTCCGTATCGCCGATCAGTGCGGCTGGCGCTCGGCAAGATGAGGGACGGCGCGGTCGAGACGAGCTGGCAGGATTCCGCCGTGCGGGGTGCGCCGAGCGACCGCCTTCCGAGCGACCCGGAGTGGACCGGTCACACGGTCTACACCGACCTGCGCGAGCTCCATTCGACCGCGCCGGCCGATCAGGTCTGGCGCGTGATCGAGGGAATCGGTGGCGACAACGGCTGGTACTCCTTCCCGCTCGCCTGGGCCGTTCGCGGCTGGATGGACAAGGTGGTCGGAGGAGTCGGTCTGCGACGCGGTCGACGCAACGCCGCCCATCTCAACGCCGGCGACGCCCTCGACTTCTGGCGGGTCGAAGAACTCGACCGCGGCCGTTTCCTGAGGTTGCGTGCCGAGATGAAGGTGCCCGGCGGCGCCTGGCTCGAACTGAGTGTGACACCCAACGCGGCGAGCGGCGGATCGAACTATCGCCAGCGTGCGGTGTTCTTCCCCCAGGGCCTCGGGGGCCGCCTCTACTGGTTCAGCATCCTGCCGTTCCACGGCGTGATCTTCGCCGGAATGGCTAGCAAGATCACCCAGACCGCCGAGGCGCAAGTGCTCGCCGATGCCCGAGGCGGTCGGTGACCGGACACGCCGAACGCAGCGCTTCCCTAGCGTTTCCCAGCACCGGAAGGGATGATGGAAGCGTACGCGCTGCTGATCCGGCGCGACCTTGGGAGGTCACACAATGACTGCAGATACGGTAGTTTTTCTCGGCGACAGCCTCACACAGGGCGGCGATTGGGCCGGATGGTTTCCTGATCTGACGGCGGTGAATCTCGGGATCGGCGGCAATACGACCGATGATGTGCTCGGTCGGCTCGACTCCGTCGTGGAGCTCGACCCCGACGAGATCGTGCTCCTGATCGGCACCAACGACCTGGGGATGCGGCGCAACGTCGAGAGCCTCGTTCGCAACATCCAGTCCATTCTCGTGCAGCTTCGCCGTGAGCTTCCGGGGTCGAGGATGCTCGTGCAGTCGATCATGCCGCGGGGGCGGGAGTTCGCCGACCGCATCCGCGACGCGAACATCCACCTGCGCCAGTTCTCGGCGACCGTTCACGCGCAGTTCCTCGACCTCTGGCCGACGATGGCCCTGGAGGACGGCGAACTGAACCCGGCGTACTCGGACGACCGGCTGCACCTCAACGACGCGGGATACGAGGCCTGGCTGTCCGAGCTGCGACCCGCACTCGTGCGGCTGCGCGACCTTCCGCCGATGACCAGCCCGATTCGAGCCATCATGCTCGACGACTACGCGCGTCCCACACCACAGAGCTGAGCGAGAGCGATCCAGAGTCGACGCGGGAGTTGCCGCGCCTCTTCGTCAGAGCCGGCTGATCAGCCGCGTATAGAAGTCGACGCCGCGAAACAGCGTCGACACCTTCATCCGCTCGTCGATCGCATGCAGCGTGCCGCGCTCCTCCGTCGACATCTCGAAGGGGCTGAAACGGTAGACGAACTCGCTGATTCGCGCGAAGTAGCGGCTGTCGCTGGCGGCCATCATCACGTATGGGGTGACGATCGTGCCCGGATAGGTCTGTTCGATGGTCGATCGCACCAATTGCCAAGCGGGACCGCTGGTGGGTGACACCGGGGAGGGCTCGTTGGGGTGCAGCACGTCGAGGCGTACGAGCGGGTCGTCGATGGACCGCCGCACGTGCTCGACGGCATCCGCCACTGAGGAGTCGATGGCGACCCGGATGTTCACGGTAGCCACCGCCCGTTCGGCGAGTGCATTGGCGGCCTGGCTCGCCTGCAACATTGTCACCGCCTGAGTGGTGCGGATCATCGCGCTCGTCTCCGGCCCGAGGCGCCCGAACAGCACGAGAAGCAGCGGTCTGGTCAGCCAGAGATTCGTGAAGATCCAACGCAGGGGCGAGGAGGCGTGGGCGCCGAGCGTGCGGATCATCTCGAGGGTGGTCGGCGTGAATCCGGCGCGGAACGGCCGATTGTTGAGGCGCACGATGGCCGCGGCGAGACGTGCGGTCGCGGAAATCCGCGGCGGGGTGGAGGCATGGCCGCCGTGTTGTTCGACGGTGAGGGTGAGGCTGAGGATGCCCTTCTCGCTCACCCCGACCACCGCGATCGGACCGGACACGCCGGGGAAGATGTCTTCGACGACGGCACCGCCCTCGTCGATCACGAGCGAAGGACGGATGCCGCGGGACTCGAGGAGGTCGACGATCGCGCGGGCTCCGCTGCCCTCGGTCTCCTCGTCGTGGCCGAAGCTCAGGTAGATGTCGGCTTCCGGCTGGTGTCCGGCGGTGACCTGAGCCTCGACGCCCTCCAGGATGCAGGCGAGCGAGCCTTTGTCGTCGAGGGTGCCGCGCCCCCAGATCAGCTGATCGTCGCCCGATCCGACCAGTTCGGCGGCGAAGGGCGGATGGGACCAGCCCTCGTCCGTCGCCGAGACGACGTCGTAGTGCGCCATGAGCACCGTCGGTGAAGCATCGGTGCGCCCTTTCCAGCGGTACAGCATCGAGTGGCCGCCGACCAGTTCCCGGCTGAGCGCGGAATGGGTTGCCGGGTAGAGCTCGGGGAGAAGGGCGATGAGGGCGTCGAACGGTGCCCAATCGGTGTCTGCCGGGTCGAGCCTCGAGATCGTCGCGAGTCGCACGAGAGCCTGCAGGTTGGCGACGGGATCGGGCATGGGTCCATCCTGCAACACCGGGCAGGTTCGCGCAGGCCGCCTGCGAGAGAATGGACCAATGACCTCGTACCCGACACCCGAATTCCGGCGTCCGGCCCTGGCCCCGGGCATCCTCGGGGCCATCGTGTTGATCGCGGGGCTTGCGCTCCTGGACAACCCCGGAGGGTATCTGTTCATCAAATTCGGGGTCGCCATTCTCGCGCTGATCATGTGCGTGTTCGCCTGGCAATCCGGGCAGTGGTGGTGGATCATCGGGCTCGCCGCCATCGCCGTGGCCTGGAATCCGATCTGGCCATTCGCGCTCAGCGGGCAGATCTGGGTGGCGTCGCAGTTCGTCGCGGCGCTGCTCTTCGTCGCCACCGGTCTCCAGGTGAAGGTGGTCAATCCCGAGGATCGCAACCGGTCGAAGGCGGGAGCGCGACGCTGAGTCGTGCTCCTCTCGGCGTCGCCGTTTCATAGCCGGCCCATAGCTGCCTCGGGGCTGATTGGCGGGCGACACCGCGGCCTCGCATAGAGGGCGGCGTCACAGTGGAGCTCGGGGAGAGAAGAACCGTTCGCCCCCGGACCCGTCAGGAGAACGTCATGGTCGACACGACCCCCCAGAGCCAGAACCCCGAGGACCAGAACGCCGAGGACCAGAACGCCGAGCACCAGAACGCCGAGGACCAGAACGCGGAGCACCAGAACGCCGAGGACCAGAACGCGGAGCACCAGAACCCGCAGGTCGGCCCGTCGCAGACGGTTCCGCTGTCAGCCGCGCCCGCCGCAGCTGCGCCACTCGCGGTTGAGCCTGCGGCAGTCGTGGTTCCGTCGGCTGAGCCC
It encodes:
- a CDS encoding CAP domain-containing protein, which encodes MVHRGIAAVRRAGAILAVVTLAGFALTFVGVSSASAAEADTIASLVNQARASAGLPGLIHNPAMDAVAQQWANQMGAANSMTHNPDYSTQIPSGWSRAGENVAMGQPTPSAMHTAWMNSPGHRANILGDFTDIGIAFVTVNGTTWGVEDFGKYAGHAGAPAPAAAPAPAAKAAAAPAPAAAPAPAPVKAPVAAAPAATAPIAAKPSAPTPSTVTPAAAAPATSSTPAPSVASTPQPTGSATATAGRAQAPSFGSPESFLLSASDSAVQKPFPIGYVIGGILVILGIGGGIYGQRMRIRGRKPPDT
- a CDS encoding DUF6804 family protein, which codes for MTSYPTPEFRRPALAPGILGAIVLIAGLALLDNPGGYLFIKFGVAILALIMCVFAWQSGQWWWIIGLAAIAVAWNPIWPFALSGQIWVASQFVAALLFVATGLQVKVVNPEDRNRSKAGARR
- a CDS encoding aldehyde dehydrogenase family protein; its protein translation is MTRLAVPKTYKLYIGGKFPRSESGRVYEIATTKGEFLANAARASRKDARDAVVAARAAHSGWAGATGYNRGQVLYRIAELLEGRRAQFVDELRQSEGLSEAVAQKQVDTAIDVWVWYAGWADKYVQVAGNGNPVSGPYFNISTPEPTGVVAIIAPQTSSLLGLVSVIAPALVSGNTVVVVASERAPLSAISLSEVLATSDVPGGVVNVLTGSAAEIAPWLASHADVNAIDLAGAGDLAGELSWIDLQIAGAETLKRVLPPESGVPAPSVERITFFTETKTVWHTKGII
- a CDS encoding aldehyde dehydrogenase family protein, giving the protein MTFLDYAPAPESTAILNLRESYGLFIDGEFSEGHGESFHTISPATEQKIARIASADVSDVDRAVAAARRAYNRTWSKLSGADRGKYLFRIARLVQERARELAVAESLDNGKPIKESRDVDVPLVAAWFFYYAGWADKLDYAGLGPNPRSLGVAAQVIPWNFPLLMLAWKIAPALAAGNTVVIKPAETTPLTALIFAEILQQADLPAGVVNIITGAGDTGSLLVNHPDVNKVAFTGSTAVGRAIARSTAGSGKKLTLELGGKAANIVFDDAPMDQAIEGIVNGIFFNQGHVCCAGSRLLVQENVKDEVVDRLKARLSTLRLGDPLDKNTDIGAINSRAQLDRIRELSDIGEQEGAERWTADCEIPKNGFWFAPTIFTNVSTSHRIAREEVFGPVLSVLSFRTPAEAISKANNTPYGPSAGIWSSNGSRVLGVADKLRAGVVWANTFNQFDPASPFGGYKESGYGREGGRHGLAAYLESTGWDSPGGRIASARDRGETSSSKKAAIK
- a CDS encoding M20/M25/M40 family metallo-hydrolase, which gives rise to MPDPVANLQALVRLATISRLDPADTDWAPFDALIALLPELYPATHSALSRELVGGHSMLYRWKGRTDASPTVLMAHYDVVSATDEGWSHPPFAAELVGSGDDQLIWGRGTLDDKGSLACILEGVEAQVTAGHQPEADIYLSFGHDEETEGSGARAIVDLLESRGIRPSLVIDEGGAVVEDIFPGVSGPIAVVGVSEKGILSLTLTVEQHGGHASTPPRISATARLAAAIVRLNNRPFRAGFTPTTLEMIRTLGAHASSPLRWIFTNLWLTRPLLLVLFGRLGPETSAMIRTTQAVTMLQASQAANALAERAVATVNIRVAIDSSVADAVEHVRRSIDDPLVRLDVLHPNEPSPVSPTSGPAWQLVRSTIEQTYPGTIVTPYVMMAASDSRYFARISEFVYRFSPFEMSTEERGTLHAIDERMKVSTLFRGVDFYTRLISRL
- a CDS encoding SDR family oxidoreductase translates to MAEAAQTGKRVLVTGATGYIGGRLVPRLLEAGYRVRVFVRSPLKLTDVPWIDDVEIATGDLADPRSVAKAVEGIDVLYYLVHSMGAKGEFEQTERSAATTVATAAKAAGVSRIVYLGGLHPDGELSPHLRSRAEVGRILLDSGVPTAALQAGVVIGSGSTSFEMVRHLTDVLPYMPAPKWVRNFIQPIAIRDVLYYLVECAELPDDVNRSFDIGGPNVLRYGQMMNGYALEAGLKQRPIASLPVLTPWLASQWVNLVTPIPRALAVPIIASLQYDCVVHEHDIENFIPDPEGGLTPYRRSVRLALGKMRDGAVETSWQDSAVRGAPSDRLPSDPEWTGHTVYTDLRELHSTAPADQVWRVIEGIGGDNGWYSFPLAWAVRGWMDKVVGGVGLRRGRRNAAHLNAGDALDFWRVEELDRGRFLRLRAEMKVPGGAWLELSVTPNAASGGSNYRQRAVFFPQGLGGRLYWFSILPFHGVIFAGMASKITQTAEAQVLADARGGR
- a CDS encoding GDSL-type esterase/lipase family protein; translation: MTADTVVFLGDSLTQGGDWAGWFPDLTAVNLGIGGNTTDDVLGRLDSVVELDPDEIVLLIGTNDLGMRRNVESLVRNIQSILVQLRRELPGSRMLVQSIMPRGREFADRIRDANIHLRQFSATVHAQFLDLWPTMALEDGELNPAYSDDRLHLNDAGYEAWLSELRPALVRLRDLPPMTSPIRAIMLDDYARPTPQS